A single window of Nicotiana tomentosiformis chromosome 1, ASM39032v3, whole genome shotgun sequence DNA harbors:
- the LOC104091313 gene encoding protein EARLY FLOWERING 3-like isoform X2 → MKRGKSEERVMGPMFPRLHVNDTEKGGPRAPPRNKMALYEQLSIPSQRFNPGDLPLNNNTNTVPPYSSQGNDHERGVFFSRQLPDPVEKPHGSSCDSNTPLQKVKSRKQTEKNDFRIPTFGIKVDQGHVKSYNILDMEKLSPSNQAISGCSNKESKEITCLITRQLGKIQHGENSKAGAISRKSTSDSLSLDKAEGILKQTDKLLHFKPRKNHANTFGELQTTNIVRLQFRPDSRGDCTVFSGSAVDVDNESPEDKTCKSSQTGDMGRSDDLSETSMVEYVPEMDISPDDIVRIIGQKRFWRARRAIANQQRVLAVQVFELHRLLKVQKLIASSPNSMLGDGSSLGKPLKRLSTKRLALEYNVKAPENVSKQKNDSEKPNSRTESNAENVGETSLSSRRPLSEIASPTPVKHDSHMGPWLFNQSSGQQWLIPVMSPSEGLVYKPHPGPAFTSPVYGGCGPPNPNFLAPAYYQRMGAPFAPPTGHGYFPPFGMSVMNPVIPSPAIDQPDQIAETSSQGQFSEGRANFNIQHQNSSNVASENNVTMPDVRLYLSRDSELQASTASSPSERSRRVDVVNSTGGRIVFPLFPTSPASNPDLKRQQHFPSSPTKVIKVVPHNARSATESAARIFQSIQEERKQQ, encoded by the exons ATGAAGAGAGGGAAAAGTGAAGAGAGAGTAATGGGGCCAATGTTTCCAAGGCTTCATGTGAATGATACAGAAAAAGGAGGTCCAAGAGCACCTCCAAGGAACAAGATGGCTCTTTATGAACAGCTTAGTATTCCTTCTCAAAGATTCAACCCTGGTGATTTGCCTCTTAACAATAATACTAACACTGTACCTCCTTACTCAAGTCAG GGGAATGATCATGAAAGAGGTGTATTTTTCTCGAGACAGCTTCCTGATCCAGTTGAGAAGCCACATGGCAGCAGTTGTGATTCAAATACCCCGTTGCAGAAAGTTAAGTCTAGAAAGCAAACAGAAAAGAATGATTTTAGAATTCCCACGTTTGGTATCAAGGTGGATCAGGGACATGTGAAATCTTATAACATTCTTGATATGGAAAAGCTCTCTCCCTCTAATCAAGCGATTTCAGGGTGCTCAAACAAAGAATCGAAAGAAATTACATGTCTGATTACGAGACAGCTTGGTAAAATCCAGCATGGAGAGAACTCCAAAGCTGGTGCAATAAGCCGTAAATCTACCTCAGATTCTTTATCTTTGGATAAGGCAGAAGGTATTTTGAAGCAAACTGATAAATTGTTGCATTTCAAACCGAGAAAGAATCATGCAAATACCTTTGGTGAATTACAGACTACCAATATTGTACGGTTACAATTCAGACCTGATTCTCGAGGTGATTGCACTGTCTTTTCCGGATCTGCCGTGGATGTCgataatg AATCCCCGGAAGACAAGACATGTAAATCATCACAAACAGGAGATATGGGCCGGAGTGATGACTTATCAGAGACTTCTATGGTGGAGTATGTACCTGAAATGGACATATCTCCCGATGATATTGTTAGAATAATAGGACAAAAGCGTTTCTGGAGAGCAAGACGAGCTATTGCCAA CCAACAGAGAGTGCTTGCAGTTCAAGTATTCGAGTTGCATCGACTACTCAAG GTCCAGAAACTGATAGCTAGTTCGCCAAATAGTATGCTCGGAGATGGTTCTTCTTTAGGCAAACCTTTAAAGAGGTTGTCTACTAAAAGACTTGCATTGGAGTATAATGTCAAAGCACCTGAAAATGTTTCGAAACAGAAGAATGATTCTGAGAAGCCTAACTCTAGGACGGAATCCAATGCCGAAAATGTAGGAGAGACATCTCTTTCTAGCCGCAGACCACTTTCAGAAATCGCATCACCAACACCGGTAAAACACGACTCTCACATGGGTCCGTGGCTCTTCAATCAATCTTCAGGGCAGCAATGGTTAATACCCGTGATGTCTCCTTCTGAAGGACTCGTATACAAGCCACACCCCGGACCTGCATTCACGAGTCCAGTATATGGAGGTTGTGGACCCCCGAATCCAAACTTTTTAGCTCCAGCATACTATCAAAGAATGGGAGCTCCTTTCGCGCCTCCAACTGGTCATGGCTACTTTCCTCCGTTTGGCATGTCAGTTATGAATCCAGTAATCCCGTCTCCAGCTATTGATCAACCGGACCAGATTGCTGAAACGAGTTCTCAAGGTCAGTTCTCAGAAGGGAGAGCTAATTTTAACATTCAACACCAGAACTCAAGTAACGTTGCCAGTGAGAATAATGTAACCATGCCAGACGTGAGATTGTATCTCTCTAGAGATTCTGAGTTGCAGGCCAGCACTGCAAGTAGTCCAAGTGAAAGAAGTCGTAGAGTAGACGTGGTAAACTCCACGGGAGGAAGAATTGTGTTTCCTCTTTTCCCGACTTCTCCAGCTAGCAACCCTGATCTTAAGCGGCAGCAACATTTTCCTAGTAGTCCTACCAAAGTCATCAAAGTTGTGCCTCATAATGCGAGGTCTGCTACAGAATCTGCTGCTCGGATTTTTCAGTCGATTCAAGAAGAGAGAAAACAACAATGA
- the LOC104091313 gene encoding protein EARLY FLOWERING 3-like isoform X1, which yields MKRGKSEERVMGPMFPRLHVNDTEKGGPRAPPRNKMALYEQLSIPSQRFNPGDLPLNNNTNTVPPYSSQEDAIQLCRCDSIFLKGNDHERGVFFSRQLPDPVEKPHGSSCDSNTPLQKVKSRKQTEKNDFRIPTFGIKVDQGHVKSYNILDMEKLSPSNQAISGCSNKESKEITCLITRQLGKIQHGENSKAGAISRKSTSDSLSLDKAEGILKQTDKLLHFKPRKNHANTFGELQTTNIVRLQFRPDSRGDCTVFSGSAVDVDNESPEDKTCKSSQTGDMGRSDDLSETSMVEYVPEMDISPDDIVRIIGQKRFWRARRAIANQQRVLAVQVFELHRLLKVQKLIASSPNSMLGDGSSLGKPLKRLSTKRLALEYNVKAPENVSKQKNDSEKPNSRTESNAENVGETSLSSRRPLSEIASPTPVKHDSHMGPWLFNQSSGQQWLIPVMSPSEGLVYKPHPGPAFTSPVYGGCGPPNPNFLAPAYYQRMGAPFAPPTGHGYFPPFGMSVMNPVIPSPAIDQPDQIAETSSQGQFSEGRANFNIQHQNSSNVASENNVTMPDVRLYLSRDSELQASTASSPSERSRRVDVVNSTGGRIVFPLFPTSPASNPDLKRQQHFPSSPTKVIKVVPHNARSATESAARIFQSIQEERKQQ from the exons ATGAAGAGAGGGAAAAGTGAAGAGAGAGTAATGGGGCCAATGTTTCCAAGGCTTCATGTGAATGATACAGAAAAAGGAGGTCCAAGAGCACCTCCAAGGAACAAGATGGCTCTTTATGAACAGCTTAGTATTCCTTCTCAAAGATTCAACCCTGGTGATTTGCCTCTTAACAATAATACTAACACTGTACCTCCTTACTCAAGTCAG GAGGATGCTATTCAACTCTGTCGATGCGATTCCATTTTCTTAAAG GGGAATGATCATGAAAGAGGTGTATTTTTCTCGAGACAGCTTCCTGATCCAGTTGAGAAGCCACATGGCAGCAGTTGTGATTCAAATACCCCGTTGCAGAAAGTTAAGTCTAGAAAGCAAACAGAAAAGAATGATTTTAGAATTCCCACGTTTGGTATCAAGGTGGATCAGGGACATGTGAAATCTTATAACATTCTTGATATGGAAAAGCTCTCTCCCTCTAATCAAGCGATTTCAGGGTGCTCAAACAAAGAATCGAAAGAAATTACATGTCTGATTACGAGACAGCTTGGTAAAATCCAGCATGGAGAGAACTCCAAAGCTGGTGCAATAAGCCGTAAATCTACCTCAGATTCTTTATCTTTGGATAAGGCAGAAGGTATTTTGAAGCAAACTGATAAATTGTTGCATTTCAAACCGAGAAAGAATCATGCAAATACCTTTGGTGAATTACAGACTACCAATATTGTACGGTTACAATTCAGACCTGATTCTCGAGGTGATTGCACTGTCTTTTCCGGATCTGCCGTGGATGTCgataatg AATCCCCGGAAGACAAGACATGTAAATCATCACAAACAGGAGATATGGGCCGGAGTGATGACTTATCAGAGACTTCTATGGTGGAGTATGTACCTGAAATGGACATATCTCCCGATGATATTGTTAGAATAATAGGACAAAAGCGTTTCTGGAGAGCAAGACGAGCTATTGCCAA CCAACAGAGAGTGCTTGCAGTTCAAGTATTCGAGTTGCATCGACTACTCAAG GTCCAGAAACTGATAGCTAGTTCGCCAAATAGTATGCTCGGAGATGGTTCTTCTTTAGGCAAACCTTTAAAGAGGTTGTCTACTAAAAGACTTGCATTGGAGTATAATGTCAAAGCACCTGAAAATGTTTCGAAACAGAAGAATGATTCTGAGAAGCCTAACTCTAGGACGGAATCCAATGCCGAAAATGTAGGAGAGACATCTCTTTCTAGCCGCAGACCACTTTCAGAAATCGCATCACCAACACCGGTAAAACACGACTCTCACATGGGTCCGTGGCTCTTCAATCAATCTTCAGGGCAGCAATGGTTAATACCCGTGATGTCTCCTTCTGAAGGACTCGTATACAAGCCACACCCCGGACCTGCATTCACGAGTCCAGTATATGGAGGTTGTGGACCCCCGAATCCAAACTTTTTAGCTCCAGCATACTATCAAAGAATGGGAGCTCCTTTCGCGCCTCCAACTGGTCATGGCTACTTTCCTCCGTTTGGCATGTCAGTTATGAATCCAGTAATCCCGTCTCCAGCTATTGATCAACCGGACCAGATTGCTGAAACGAGTTCTCAAGGTCAGTTCTCAGAAGGGAGAGCTAATTTTAACATTCAACACCAGAACTCAAGTAACGTTGCCAGTGAGAATAATGTAACCATGCCAGACGTGAGATTGTATCTCTCTAGAGATTCTGAGTTGCAGGCCAGCACTGCAAGTAGTCCAAGTGAAAGAAGTCGTAGAGTAGACGTGGTAAACTCCACGGGAGGAAGAATTGTGTTTCCTCTTTTCCCGACTTCTCCAGCTAGCAACCCTGATCTTAAGCGGCAGCAACATTTTCCTAGTAGTCCTACCAAAGTCATCAAAGTTGTGCCTCATAATGCGAGGTCTGCTACAGAATCTGCTGCTCGGATTTTTCAGTCGATTCAAGAAGAGAGAAAACAACAATGA